A section of the Streptomyces sp. CG1 genome encodes:
- a CDS encoding WhiB family transcriptional regulator, whose product MTELVQQLLVDDADEELGWQERALCAQTDPESFFPEKGGSTREAKKVCLACEVRSECLEYALANDERFGIWGGLSERERRRLKKAAV is encoded by the coding sequence ATGACCGAGCTGGTGCAGCAACTGCTGGTCGACGACGCGGACGAGGAACTCGGCTGGCAGGAGCGCGCGCTGTGCGCCCAGACCGACCCCGAGTCCTTCTTCCCCGAGAAGGGCGGCTCCACCAGAGAGGCGAAGAAGGTCTGCCTCGCCTGTGAGGTCCGCTCCGAATGCCTCGAGTACGCCCTCGCCAACGACGAGCGATTCGGTATCTGGGGCGGCCTGTCCGAGCGGGAGCGCCGCCGGCTGAAGAAGGCCGCCGTCTGA
- a CDS encoding DUF5719 family protein, whose translation MNRTTLSLIAATTALAAVTAFAALDGPSASGAAAPDAAAQLPVERTSLLCPAPSISDIADTSYTSYTPVTQGTASSGKAQLQPADQQSGDGTDNSQTGKGAKNSKGSKGAKKTSGTPLLTPKAPGTPVTGDSSGADTPALIGTADGRFAPGWTVQETTKVAAGTGRGLQGVTCTAADTDFWFPGASTAASRTDYVHLTNPDDSAAVVDIELYGKDGAIKSPLGENLTVPPHASKPVLLSTLTDQRQPDVTVHVSVRSGRVGAAVQALDDKAGGDWLAAAADPAGSLVLPGIPKDATDVRLIAFTPGGDDADLKVRLASPDGLITPAGSDTLHVKSGMTTSADLGAVTRGEAGSLVLTPTDRSVPVVAALQVVRGKGDKQETAFIPATAPVGTRATSADNSANGTTLALTAPTAAATVKVTASAGSEGGTPTTKTYTIKSGTTEDVPAPVPAGLQGTYALTVESVSGGPVYASRTLSATESGVPGFTIQTLPNDRGMVAVPKTTQDLSVLQK comes from the coding sequence GTGAACCGCACCACCCTGTCCCTGATCGCCGCCACCACCGCGCTGGCCGCCGTCACCGCGTTCGCCGCGCTGGACGGCCCGTCCGCGTCCGGGGCCGCCGCCCCCGACGCGGCCGCGCAACTCCCGGTGGAGCGCACCAGTCTGCTGTGCCCGGCACCGAGCATCTCGGACATCGCCGACACGTCGTACACGTCGTACACCCCCGTCACCCAGGGCACGGCGAGCAGCGGCAAGGCTCAACTCCAGCCAGCCGACCAGCAGTCCGGGGACGGCACGGACAACTCCCAGACCGGCAAGGGCGCCAAGAACTCCAAGGGCTCCAAGGGCGCGAAGAAGACGTCGGGCACGCCGCTGCTCACCCCGAAGGCACCGGGCACTCCCGTCACCGGCGACAGCTCCGGCGCCGACACCCCCGCGCTCATCGGCACCGCCGACGGAAGGTTCGCGCCCGGCTGGACCGTGCAGGAGACCACCAAGGTCGCCGCCGGCACCGGGCGTGGCCTGCAGGGCGTCACCTGCACGGCCGCGGACACCGACTTCTGGTTCCCGGGCGCCAGCACGGCCGCGAGCCGCACCGACTACGTCCATCTGACCAACCCCGACGACTCCGCCGCGGTCGTCGACATCGAGCTGTACGGCAAGGACGGCGCGATCAAGTCTCCGCTGGGGGAGAACCTCACCGTCCCGCCGCACGCGAGCAAGCCGGTCCTGCTCTCCACGCTCACCGACCAACGGCAGCCCGACGTGACCGTGCACGTCAGCGTGCGCAGCGGCCGGGTCGGCGCGGCCGTGCAGGCCCTGGACGACAAGGCGGGCGGCGACTGGCTGGCCGCGGCCGCCGACCCGGCCGGCAGCCTGGTCCTGCCCGGCATCCCGAAGGACGCCACCGACGTCCGTCTGATCGCCTTCACACCCGGCGGCGACGACGCCGACCTCAAGGTCCGCCTGGCCTCACCGGACGGCCTGATCACCCCGGCGGGCAGCGACACCCTGCATGTGAAGTCGGGCATGACGACCTCGGCCGACCTCGGCGCCGTGACCCGTGGCGAGGCGGGCTCCCTGGTCCTGACCCCCACGGACCGGTCGGTCCCGGTCGTGGCGGCCCTCCAGGTCGTTCGCGGCAAGGGCGACAAACAGGAGACGGCCTTCATCCCGGCCACCGCCCCCGTCGGCACGCGCGCGACCTCGGCCGACAACAGCGCCAACGGCACGACCCTCGCCCTGACGGCGCCCACCGCCGCCGCCACGGTCAAGGTCACCGCCTCGGCGGGCAGCGAGGGCGGCACGCCGACGACAAAGACGTACACCATCAAATCCGGCACCACCGAGGACGTCCCAGCCCCCGTCCCCGCCGGCCTCCAGGGCACCTACGCCCTCACCGTCGAATCGGTCTCCGGCGGCCCGGTCTACGCCTCCCGCACCCTCTCCGCCACAGAATCCGGAGTCCCCGGTTTCACCATCCAAACCCTCCCGAACGACCGAGGGATGGTCGCGGTACCAAAGACAACCCAGGACCTGTCGGTCCTGCAGAAGTAG
- a CDS encoding glycosyltransferase, protein MVTAVLVSHDGARWLPDALAGLLGQERPVQYAVAADTGSADDSARLLTDALGDANVLHLARRTGFGQAVEEASRTAPLLTPEELPYLKRPSGWDPVTRSWRDDAYDLPELPHGEPIQWLWLLHDDCAPTPDALAELLRVVDNEMELGRDDVAVVGPKLRGWYDRRQLLEVGVSVANSGRRWTGLDRREQDQGQHDHVRTVLSVSTAGMLIRRDVFERLGGFDRRLPLMRDDVDLCWRAHTAGHRVLIAPDAVVRHAEAASRERRAVDCVGRTAASPHKVDKAGAVYTLLVNTRGAVLPWVLMRLVFGTALRTIAYLVGKVPGQAVDEIRGLLSTLLRPERIFAARRRRGPSQIDKVELRRLFPPPGATIRATVEQLAANFTSGSDDTSPAGRHGGAVESGPGGDDGEFLEVEQFARLRRIARKPGPVLFLALLVISLIACRALLGGGALGGGALLPAPAGAGELWSRFADSWHPVGAGGTPSAPPYLAVIATLAAILFGSTGLAVTVLLVASVPLAGFTAYFASRPLVTSRLLRAWAAIAYAFLPAITGALAGGRIGTAVLAVLLPLIARAGIAASGLANRSGARGSWRATWAYALLLTITTAFTPIVWPIALLLGFGVLVLRRGDLVAHALRFLAQVGTPLLILAPWSLTLFPAGFFKEAGLAYGASAASALDLLGASPGGPGTVQGLMLIGIVLAALGALLRSQRQLGVRTAWAVALVALVFAVLSNRSAWSGPATLVYGIALLAAAALGADGARARVAEQSFGWRQPVAALVALACAVGPLLVAADWMIRGADNPLKRRDPTQVPAFVAEDSTTGDRARTLILDSDSTAHVRYTLVRGSGARMGDAEISAAGGQNTRLDKVVANLIAGSGADQADELGGFAVRYVLVHKGAPRDITRVLDTTPGLTRLSQQNGSALWRVDQEVSRATLVPAGGSGTAQPVSAGPVEIHTTIPSGADGRVLRLADTAAAGWTATLDGKPLTRTTVDGWAQGFQLPSTGGKLDVTYDDPITHTAWLWAQGALAVVLVVLALPGRRRDVDDDMPEEEPLPAQAAAGEGRRARRLRAQAEEQATDEQPADEQPAAPPLQPEPPAAVPQQQSYEEWDQASYMNAGYPGYGADQYQNAGQYQPSGYDQQAYQAADPYQTGQYDPYAYGGTADQMPYDPTAYQQGYDPAYDPAQQGYDPAQHPHGTGSEHPDGSQQ, encoded by the coding sequence GTGGTGACCGCGGTCCTCGTCTCCCACGACGGCGCCCGCTGGCTGCCCGACGCCCTCGCCGGGCTGCTCGGCCAGGAGCGCCCCGTGCAGTACGCGGTGGCCGCCGACACCGGCAGCGCGGACGACTCCGCCCGGCTGCTCACCGACGCCCTCGGCGACGCCAATGTGCTGCACCTCGCCCGCCGCACCGGCTTCGGCCAGGCCGTCGAGGAGGCGAGCCGCACCGCCCCGCTCCTCACCCCGGAAGAGCTGCCGTATCTCAAACGCCCCAGCGGCTGGGACCCCGTCACCCGCTCCTGGCGCGACGACGCCTACGACCTGCCCGAACTGCCGCACGGCGAGCCCATCCAGTGGCTCTGGCTGCTGCACGACGACTGCGCCCCCACGCCCGACGCCCTCGCCGAGCTGCTCCGGGTCGTCGACAACGAAATGGAGCTGGGCCGCGACGACGTGGCGGTCGTCGGCCCCAAGCTGCGCGGCTGGTACGACCGCCGGCAGCTGCTGGAGGTCGGCGTCTCCGTCGCCAACTCCGGCCGTCGCTGGACCGGCCTGGACCGCCGCGAACAGGACCAGGGCCAGCACGACCACGTCCGCACCGTGCTGTCCGTCTCCACCGCCGGCATGCTCATCCGGCGCGATGTCTTCGAACGGCTCGGCGGCTTCGACCGCCGGCTGCCCCTGATGCGCGACGACGTCGACCTGTGCTGGCGCGCCCACACCGCGGGACACCGTGTCCTGATCGCCCCCGACGCCGTCGTACGGCACGCCGAGGCCGCCTCCCGCGAGCGCCGCGCCGTCGACTGCGTCGGTCGCACCGCGGCCTCCCCGCACAAGGTCGACAAGGCCGGCGCCGTCTACACCCTCCTCGTCAACACCCGCGGCGCCGTGCTGCCCTGGGTGCTGATGCGACTCGTCTTCGGCACCGCCCTGAGGACCATCGCCTATCTCGTCGGCAAGGTGCCCGGCCAGGCCGTCGACGAGATCCGCGGCCTGCTCAGCACCCTGCTGCGTCCCGAGCGGATCTTCGCCGCCCGGCGCCGGCGCGGGCCCTCACAGATCGACAAGGTCGAGCTGCGCCGGCTCTTCCCGCCGCCCGGCGCCACCATCCGGGCCACCGTGGAACAGCTCGCCGCCAACTTCACCAGCGGCTCCGACGACACCTCCCCGGCCGGCCGGCACGGCGGCGCGGTGGAGTCCGGGCCCGGCGGTGACGACGGCGAATTCCTGGAGGTCGAGCAGTTCGCCCGGCTCAGGCGGATCGCCCGCAAGCCCGGCCCCGTGCTCTTCCTCGCGCTGCTGGTCATCTCCCTGATCGCCTGCCGTGCCCTGCTCGGCGGCGGCGCGCTCGGGGGCGGCGCCCTGCTGCCCGCCCCGGCCGGCGCCGGCGAGCTGTGGTCCCGCTTCGCCGACTCCTGGCATCCGGTCGGCGCGGGCGGCACCCCGTCCGCCCCGCCCTACCTCGCGGTCATCGCGACCCTCGCCGCGATCCTGTTCGGTTCCACCGGACTCGCCGTCACCGTCCTGCTGGTCGCCTCGGTGCCGCTCGCCGGATTCACCGCCTACTTCGCCTCCCGGCCGCTCGTCACCTCCCGGCTGCTGCGTGCCTGGGCGGCCATCGCCTACGCCTTCCTGCCCGCCATCACCGGCGCCCTGGCCGGCGGCCGCATCGGCACCGCCGTACTCGCCGTGCTGCTGCCGCTCATCGCGCGCGCCGGCATCGCCGCCAGTGGCCTCGCGAACCGGTCCGGCGCGCGCGGAAGTTGGCGTGCCACCTGGGCGTACGCACTGCTGCTGACCATCACCACGGCCTTCACACCGATCGTCTGGCCGATCGCGCTGCTGCTCGGCTTCGGCGTGCTCGTCCTGCGCCGCGGTGACCTCGTCGCCCACGCCCTGCGCTTCCTCGCCCAGGTCGGCACCCCACTGCTGATCCTGGCCCCCTGGTCGCTGACCCTGTTCCCGGCCGGCTTCTTCAAGGAAGCCGGTCTGGCGTACGGCGCCTCGGCCGCCTCCGCGCTCGACCTGCTCGGCGCGAGCCCCGGCGGACCCGGCACCGTCCAGGGTCTGATGCTCATCGGCATCGTCCTCGCCGCCCTCGGAGCGCTGCTGCGCTCCCAGCGGCAGCTGGGCGTCCGCACCGCCTGGGCGGTCGCGCTGGTGGCCCTCGTCTTCGCCGTCTTGTCCAACAGGTCCGCGTGGTCCGGACCGGCCACGCTCGTCTACGGCATCGCACTGCTGGCCGCCGCCGCCCTCGGCGCCGACGGCGCACGCGCGCGGGTGGCCGAGCAGAGCTTCGGCTGGCGCCAGCCCGTCGCCGCCCTGGTCGCCCTCGCCTGCGCCGTGGGCCCGCTGCTGGTCGCCGCCGACTGGATGATCCGCGGCGCCGACAACCCCCTGAAGCGCCGCGACCCGACCCAGGTGCCCGCGTTCGTCGCGGAGGACTCCACCACCGGCGACCGGGCCCGCACCCTGATCCTGGACAGTGACTCCACCGCGCACGTGCGCTACACCCTGGTCCGCGGCTCCGGCGCCCGCATGGGCGACGCCGAGATCAGCGCCGCCGGCGGCCAGAACACCCGGCTGGACAAGGTCGTCGCCAACCTCATCGCCGGTTCCGGCGCCGACCAGGCCGACGAACTCGGCGGCTTCGCCGTGCGCTACGTCCTCGTCCACAAGGGCGCGCCCCGCGACATCACCCGCGTCCTCGACACCACCCCCGGCCTGACCCGGCTCAGCCAGCAGAACGGCAGCGCCCTGTGGCGGGTCGACCAGGAGGTCTCCCGCGCCACCCTCGTCCCCGCCGGCGGTTCGGGCACCGCCCAGCCGGTGAGCGCGGGACCGGTGGAGATCCACACGACCATCCCGTCCGGTGCGGACGGCCGTGTCCTGCGTCTCGCCGACACCGCTGCCGCCGGCTGGACGGCCACCCTGGACGGCAAGCCGCTCACCCGCACCACCGTCGACGGCTGGGCCCAGGGTTTCCAACTGCCCTCCACCGGCGGCAAGCTGGACGTCACCTACGACGACCCGATCACCCACACCGCCTGGCTGTGGGCGCAGGGCGCGCTCGCCGTCGTCCTCGTCGTCCTCGCCCTGCCCGGCCGCCGCCGCGACGTCGACGACGACATGCCCGAGGAGGAGCCGCTGCCCGCCCAGGCCGCCGCCGGCGAGGGCCGCCGCGCCCGCCGTCTGCGCGCCCAGGCCGAGGAACAAGCCACCGACGAGCAGCCCGCCGACGAACAGCCCGCCGCACCGCCGCTGCAGCCGGAGCCCCCGGCCGCCGTACCCCAGCAGCAGTCCTACGAAGAGTGGGACCAGGCCTCCTACATGAACGCCGGATACCCCGGCTACGGAGCCGACCAGTACCAGAACGCCGGCCAGTACCAGCCCTCCGGCTACGACCAGCAGGCGTACCAGGCCGCCGATCCCTACCAGACGGGCCAGTACGACCCGTACGCCTACGGCGGCACGGCCGACCAGATGCCCTACGACCCGACGGCCTACCAGCAGGGCTACGACCCGGCGTACGACCCCGCCCAGCAGGGCTACGACCCGGCCCAGCACCCCCACGGCACCGGCAGTGAGCACCCCGACGGGAGCCAGCAGTGA